Proteins encoded within one genomic window of Methanosarcina barkeri str. Wiesmoor:
- the gvpA gene encoding gas vesicle protein GvpA: MVSQSPDSSSLAEVLDRILDKGIVVDTWARVSLVGIEILAIEARVVVASVDTFLHYAEEITKIEIAAREEKPAIAA; encoded by the coding sequence ATGGTATCACAGAGTCCAGACAGTTCAAGTCTAGCAGAAGTGCTTGACAGAATTCTCGACAAAGGCATAGTGGTTGACACATGGGCAAGAGTCTCGCTTGTTGGCATTGAAATACTGGCCATTGAAGCAAGAGTTGTTGTCGCATCTGTTGATACATTCCTGCACTATGCAGAAGAGATTACAAAAATCGAAATTGCTGCAAGAGAGGAAAAACCAGCAATTGCAGCATAA
- the gvpA gene encoding gas vesicle protein GvpA: MVSQSPDSSSLAEVLDRILDKGIVVDTWARVSLVGIEILAIEARVVVASVDTFLHYAEEITKIEIAAREEKPAIAA; encoded by the coding sequence ATGGTATCACAGAGTCCAGACAGTTCAAGTCTAGCAGAAGTGCTTGACAGAATTCTTGACAAAGGCATAGTGGTTGACACATGGGCAAGAGTCTCGCTTGTTGGCATTGAAATACTGGCCATTGAAGCAAGAGTTGTTGTCGCATCTGTTGACACATTCCTGCACTATGCAGAAGAGATTACAAAAATCGAAATTGCTGCAAGAGAGGAAAAACCAGCAATTGCAGCATAA
- the gvpN gene encoding gas vesicle protein GvpN, producing MKYKATHQRVVRGKPIHKTLEETKQESNNEDLKPIKEPLSSSVDLKNCSEEKKYLVPEMEYFINNTEIQKLSERIKLWIKVGYPVHLIGPTGCGKTSLAVHIAKELGRPVIWINGDESLTTKDLIGGYAQIKQESIRDNYIHNVFKSSDIIKPEWIDNPLAIACKYGYTLIYNEFSRAKPIANNVLLSVFEEGILELPARFGGEKYIKVHPDFRAILTSNSIEYAGVHVPQDALLDRMVGIYMDYYSFETEAQIVKEHTGLSEKETEKIVSVIRKIRDQTDDIQKPGIRSGIMVGKAMKKLNGNTKDYFDQLFVDVIATKTSSNAELLKKEKLVNEVILELNSEKENSKAEIHKTEKPVDKTTPESNKKRDPAPVVKTEKTVSKKAPAINKKQDPTPVVKAEKTVSKAAPESNNKKQDSASVIKTEKLVDKAVSELA from the coding sequence ATGAAATATAAAGCAACGCACCAGAGAGTAGTAAGGGGTAAACCTATTCACAAAACCTTGGAGGAGACAAAACAGGAATCAAACAATGAGGATCTGAAACCTATAAAGGAACCACTTTCATCCAGTGTAGATTTGAAAAACTGCTCTGAAGAAAAAAAGTATCTTGTTCCTGAAATGGAATATTTTATAAATAATACTGAAATCCAGAAATTAAGTGAAAGAATAAAATTGTGGATAAAAGTTGGATATCCCGTGCATTTAATTGGCCCTACAGGCTGTGGAAAAACAAGCCTTGCCGTACATATTGCAAAAGAACTCGGACGCCCTGTTATATGGATTAACGGGGATGAGTCACTTACAACAAAGGATCTCATAGGTGGATATGCTCAAATCAAGCAGGAATCGATAAGAGATAATTATATTCATAACGTTTTTAAAAGCTCGGATATTATAAAGCCCGAATGGATTGATAATCCTCTGGCTATTGCATGTAAGTACGGATATACCCTCATATATAATGAGTTTTCCAGAGCAAAACCAATTGCAAACAATGTTTTACTTTCGGTTTTTGAGGAAGGAATCCTTGAATTACCAGCCAGGTTTGGTGGGGAAAAATACATAAAAGTGCATCCAGATTTCAGGGCAATTCTGACAAGTAATTCAATTGAATATGCAGGAGTTCATGTTCCTCAGGATGCTTTACTGGATCGAATGGTGGGTATATACATGGACTATTATAGCTTTGAAACCGAGGCTCAGATAGTAAAAGAGCATACAGGTCTGTCTGAGAAAGAGACTGAAAAAATCGTATCTGTTATCAGGAAGATAAGGGATCAGACTGATGATATCCAGAAACCTGGAATCAGGTCTGGTATTATGGTTGGAAAAGCTATGAAAAAACTGAACGGCAATACAAAAGATTATTTTGATCAATTGTTTGTCGATGTTATTGCAACAAAAACAAGTTCCAATGCGGAACTTCTTAAGAAAGAGAAGCTTGTAAATGAAGTTATTTTAGAACTTAATTCTGAAAAAGAGAATTCCAAAGCTGAAATACATAAGACCGAGAAACCCGTAGATAAAACGACCCCGGAGAGTAATAAGAAGCGAGATCCAGCACCGGTAGTCAAGACAGAAAAAACTGTAAGTAAAAAAGCTCCTGCGATTAATAAGAAGCAAGATCCAACACCAGTAGTCAAGGCAGAAAAAACTGTAAGCAAAGCAGCCCCAGAGAGTAATAATAAGAAGCAAGATTCGGCATCGGTGATTAAGACAGAGAAGCTCGTAGATAAAGCAGTTTCAGAACTTGCATAA
- the gvpA gene encoding gas vesicle protein GvpA: MVSQSPDSSSLAEVLDRILDKGIVVDTWARVSLVGIEILAIEARVVVASVDTFLHYAEEITKIEIAAREEKPAIAA; encoded by the coding sequence ATGGTTTCACAGAGTCCAGACAGTTCCAGTCTAGCAGAAGTGCTTGACAGAATTCTCGACAAAGGCATAGTGGTTGACACATGGGCAAGAGTCTCGCTTGTTGGCATTGAAATACTGGCCATTGAAGCAAGAGTTGTTGTCGCATCTGTTGATACATTCCTGCACTATGCAGAAGAGATTACAAAAATCGAAATTGCTGCAAGAGAGGAAAAACCAGCAATTGCAGCATAA